ACCAGAGAACGACGACGTCCGCTAAGTCGGGCGCCCGGCCCGCCTCTTCGGAGGGGTGCCAAATGTGAGACACACCGCATTTTCGAAGTAACACGCCTGTTCTGCGCCCGTTCAAGGGGTCACATAGGCTGCGGGGGAACGTACCACGGCCACAACATGAGACAATCGACCAGTGGCACGTGGCGACGGAAAACTTTCTCATGATCTTCTCCCCGGCGAAAAAGGCCCTCAGGACGCTTGTGGCGTCTTTGGGGTTTGGGCTCCCGGTGAAGAAGTAGCAAAACTCACCTATTACGGGCTGTATGCGCTGCAGCACCGCGGACAAGAATCGGCTGGTATAGCTACCAGTGACGGCAAGCGCATCAATGTCTATAAGGACATGGGGCTTGTGTCCCAGGTCTTCGATGAGACAACCCTGAACACCCTTACCGGGCACTTGGCCGTTGGCCACTGCCGGTACTCCACCACCGGTGCAAGCCACTGGGCCAACGCGCAGCCAACCCTGGGTGCGACAGCAACCGGCACGGTTGCCTTGGCCCACAACGGCAACCTGACCAACACCGCTGAGCTCCGGGAAATGATCCTTGAGCGCAACGACGGCCAGCTGACCGGTGAGATGAAGCAGGGCAACACCTCGGACACCGCCCTGGTGACCGCTCTCTTGGAGGGTGAAGAGGGCAAGACCCTCGAGCAGACTGCACTGGAGCTGCTGCCCAAGATCAAGGGTGGCTTCTGCTTCGTCTTCATGGACGAAGGAACGCTCTACGCAGCCCGCGATACCTATGGCATCCGCCCGCTGTGTCTTGGCCGCCTGGACCGCGGCTGGGTTGTCGCTTCCGAGCAGGCAGGCCTGGCCACTGTTGGTGCGAGCTTCATTCGCGAGATCGAGCCTGGTGAATTCATTGCCATCGACGAGGACGGCGTCCGTTCGCAGCGCTTCGCCGAGGCAACTCCCGCCGGCTGTGTCTTCGAATACGTCTACCTCGCCCGCCCGGACGCTGCCATCGCCGGCCGCTCCGTGTACGAGGCACGCGTTGAGATGGGCCGCCAGTTGGCCCGCGAAAACACGCACGAGGCCGACCTCGTCATTCCCGTTCCCGAGTCCGGTACCCCGGCAGCCGTTGGGTACGCCGAACAATCCGGAATCCCCTTTGCCCATGGCTTCGTCAAGAACGCCTACGTGGGCCGCACATTCATCCAGCCGTCGCAGACCTTGCGCCAGCTGGGTATCCGGCTCAAGCTCAATGCCCTGGAATCCGTGATCCGGGGCAAGCGCATCGTGGTGGTGGACGATTCAATCGTTCGCGGCAACACCCAGCGCGCCATCGTCCGGATGCTCCGGGAAGCCGGTGCCGCCGCGGTGCACGTCAAGATTTCTTCCCCTCCTGTCCAGTGGCCCTGCTTCTACGGCATCGACTTCGCGTCCCGCGCGGAACTGATCGCCAACGGCGCCACCATCGAGGAGATTTCCCAGGCGATCGGCGCTGACTCGCTGGCCTACATCTCCGAAGACGGCATGATCGGCGCTACCCAGCAGCCGCGCGAACGCCTCTGCACGGCCTGCTTCACCGGCAAGTACCCCATCGAGCTGCCGCACGCAGACAAGTTGGGCAAGAACCTGCTGGAACGCACGGACCTGGGCGGCTTGGAACCGGCCGCTCAGTCCGAGACCGTGGACGATTCCGAGGACCCTGCCGAGAAGCCGGGCGCCACGGGTTGCGATCCCGGACCCGACGCCGAATTCGAGAACCTGCTGACCGACGCTGATCGTTTGACCGACGCCGACAAGAAAGAGTCTGTATGAGCTCCGCAACACCCGCCGCTGGAAGCACCCCGAACACAACAGGCATCACCTATGCTTCTGCTGGTGTCGACGTTGAAGCGGGCGACCGCGCAGTCGAACTCATGAAGGGCGCCATCAAGGCGACGCACAACTCTTCGGTGATTGGCGGTGTCGGCGGTTTCGCTGGCCTGTACGACGTCTCCAAGCTGCTGACCTACAAGAAGCCGCTGCTGGCCACGTCCACTGACGGTGTTGGCACCAAGGTAGCCATCGCGCAGGCCATGGACATCCACGACACCATCGGTTTCGACCTGGTGGGCATGGTGGTGGACGACATCGTGGTTGTAGGTGCTGAGCCGCTCTACATGACCGACTACATCGCGTGCGGCAAGGTTGTTCCGGAGCGGATCGCAGACATCGTCCGTGGTATCGCTGCTGCCTGCTCCGTTGCCGGCACCGCCCTTGTTGGTGGCGAAACCGCTGAGCACCCGGGCCTCCTGGGTGAGCACGAGTACGACGTCGCAGGTGCCGCAACCGGCATCGTCGAGGCCGACGCCCTGCTCGGTCCGGACCGCGTCCGCGCCGGCGACGTCGTGATCGGCATGGCCTCTTCCGGCCTGCACTCCAACGGCTACTCCCTGGTCCGCCGCGTCATCAACCACGCCGGTTGGGCCCTGGACCGCCAGGTTTCCGAGCTCGGCCGCACCCTGGGCGAAGAGCTCCTGGAGCCTACCCGCGTTTACGCAGCCGACTGCCTGGACCTTGCCCGCACCTTCCCCGTTACTGGCGGCGCGGCAGTCCACGGCTTCAGCCACGTCACCGGTGGTGGCCTGGCCGCCAACTTGGCCCGCGTCCTTCCGCAGGGCCTGGTGGCAACTGTTGACCGCAACACCTGGGAACTCCCGGCCATCTTCAAGCTGGTCTCCGAGCTGGGCAACGTGCCGTTGGCCGACCTGGAGCGCACGCTGAACCTCGGCGTGGGCATGGTTGCCATTGTTTCCGCCGAAGCAGCAGACGCTGCAGTGGCCCGCCTCAATGACCGCGGCCTTCCGTCCTGGGTCATGGGCACCGTTTCGGCTGACAGCGACTCGATCGACAAGACCGGCCCGGACTACGTGCAGGGTGCCAAGGGCGTCGACGGCGGCGCTGTCCGTTTGGTGAACGCGTACGCCTAAGCGGTATATCGCTTCATAAAAGGAGCGGCCGGGCAGTCTTGGACTGCCCGGCCGCTATTTTTTGTCACTTGGTTCTAAGTCTGGATCAGGCTCAGGACTCCGCCCTGCGGATCCTGGATGGTGGCCAGCGATCCCGTCTCCGGCTTGTCCTCCGGTTCCACGAGGAGCTCGCCCCCGGCTGCGACTGCCGCTTCCACGGCTTTGCGCAGGTCCGCCACACCGAAGTAGATCTGCCACCCAGCTTCGTCGCCCTCATCGGCAGGAACGATGCCAGCCACTTCGTCGCCCTTGACCATCAGCGTGCTGTAGCTGCCGCCGTCGTCCTGGGGATATTCGGTGACCTCATGACCGAAAAGCTGCTGGAAAAACGCGACGGCGGACTGCGGCTCGGGCGTCAACAGTTCAGCCCACGCCAATGCGCCGGGCTCGTTGAACAGGTGGCTTCCCACATGCGTTCCAGCCTGCCAAACGCCAGTGGTTCCGCCGCCGGGAGGTTCGATGAACGCCAGGACCCCCGTGTCCGCGACGGCCTCGGGACCAAACTGGAGCTTGCCGCCTGCGTGAACGGCGTCGTCGGCAATTTCGTCAGTGTCCGTGGCGGCGATATAGATGTTCCATTGGCCATGCGTTCCGGCCGCCTCCTGCATGGGGTTCTGCGGTGCGATCACGGCCACCAGTTGATCCTTGACGAAGGCTTGCGCGTAGCTTCGGCCATCAGGAGTGGGAAGATCCTTGAAACTCCACCCGAAGACCTGTTGATAGAAATCCTTGGCCGCGGCCACATCCCTGGTCTGGAGGTCAGCCCAGCACGGCTCACCGCTGGCGTAGTGTTTCCGTGCCGTCATGCTGCGAGTCCCGTCATGATGCTGAATGCTGCCCCGGCAGGATCCATGAGGACGGCCATGCGACCCACTCCCGGCACGTCGAAGGCCGGGGCAATGACGTGGCTGCCCAACTCAACGGCCTGTTCCACCGTGGCATCAATATCCACCACGTTGAAGTAGGTCATCCAGAACGGCGACAACCCCTCAATGGGCAGCTTCAGGGCACCCGCAACTCGTCGTCCCTCCACCAGCAGGCTGGTGTACTCCTGCAGGTCACCGGCCGGTTCAGTTTCGCTGGTGCACCCTGTCACAGCCTCGTAGAACGCTACTGCCTTGGGGACGTCATGTGTTTGCAGCTCATTCCAAATCATGGTGCCCGGTTCATTTACCAGGCCTGATCCCGGGTGGTTGCCAGCTTCCCAGAATCCGATCTGTGCTCCGGTGGGATCTGTGGCGAAGAACATACGCCCTGAACCGTTTGGGACGGAATCAGGAGGGGAAAGCAGGGTTCCTCCAGCCGTTTCCACGCGCTGCGCCGCGTCATCTGCCGAGTCCACCGCCAGGTAATTTGCCCAGTAGGACGGCATCCCTTCCGGGGCATCCGGCATCTGCTGCATCATGCCGGCGATGTAACGGCCCTTGAGCTTGGCCATGTAGTAGGTCATGCCGTTCCCGGCGTCCATGGCATCCAGCTCCCATCCGAAGAGGCCGCTGTAGAACTTCCTGGAAACGTCGATGTCGTTGGAGGAAAGGTCCACCCAACATGGTGTCCCCTGTTTGTACCTGTCAGCCTCCGGCATGGCGTTCCTTTCGATGCGCTCGAACCTCCAGCCTACGCAAAAAAGGGCCCCCAGGGTACGCCAATGAATGACGTGCCCTGGGGGCCTTTTTTCAAAAGATATACGGCATCCGAAAATGCGCGTTGACCTTGAAGTACGACGGCGGTGCGCTACTCAGTGCCTACGGCACCTGTTGGTTGCGACAGCTATCCGATCCGGCGGGTGTCAACCTCGTCGTCGTCGTCTTCCGCGTACTTGTCCTCATAAGCCGAATAGTCCGGCTCCGGGGGATCGTCGGGGAAGTGGCTCTTGACACGACTGGACGGACCCGTGAGCTCCCGCTCAAGTGCCGAATAGTCAGTGTTCGGGGAGTAGTACTTAATATCCCGAGCCTGCTTGGTAGCTTTTGCCTTTTGACGGCCGCGCCCCATGGCGTGACCCCCTTTTGTACTTGGACCGGAGGTGGTCACCTTGGCTATCGGTGAGGCCCCGGAATGTTTGGTCAATTTGTCGTATGTCTAGATTACATGCTTTCAGGGGTGCCTGCGCGCCACCACAGGCCCGCGCCCATGCCGACTCAGGCCAAAACCACGGCCAAACACCTCCCCGGGGGCCAAAAATTGGGTAGAGTCTGCCTCAATGCGGCGTCACAGCAGGAAGGCACACTCCGGAAATGAGCCAGGACAATACTCCACCGCGCGATGGTTCACCACGCGAAGGGGACAAGGATGGGGTGCCGCCCGCACCCAAAAGCCCGCCGCCCGCGCCTGGTGGGCAACCGCCCGCGGCTGGTGGGCAACCGCCCGCGGCTGGTGGGCAACCGCCCGCAGCCGGTGGGCAACCTCCCGCAGCCCCGTTGACGCCGCCGTCGGGACTTCAGCCGGATCCTGCACCCGAACTCGACCCCGATTTCGTGCCCGACCCAGGTTCGCAGCCGGATCCCGCCATGCCGCCCAGCGACGGGCAGGCACCTTCCTACGCGATGCCGTATCCGGGGCAGCAGCCCTATCCCGGGCAACAGCCCGATCCGGGTCAACAACCCTATCCAGGGCAAGAGCCGCCTCCGGAACCCCACGGAGATCCAGTCAAGCGGCAGCGATTGGTCATCGGCGGAATCGTGGTGGGCGTACTCGTACTCATCGGCGTGGTGATCTGGGTGCTGCTGAATCTGTTGGGAACCCGGCCCGAAGCCGCTGTCACCACCCCGAGCGCCACGGCTACCCCGGGTCCACTCCCCCGTGACGCCAACTCCAAGGACTTCCAGGTGGGCGACTGCTTCGCCGACTTTGATCCCAACGCCAGCGAGGCACGCGCCGTAGCCTGCGATACCGAACACTCGGCCCAGCTCATTGGGGTGCACGCGTACCCGGGCGACGATTCCTTCCCCGGAACCAACGCCCTGCGGGACAAGGGTCGCGAGGTGTGCAAGGCTGCGGTGGCCAAGCTCAACGATGCCGCCGAGAACTACGTGCTGCTGCAGCAGAACGTTTACCCGAGCACCACCAGTTGGGATCGGGGCGACCGCCGCGTCGATTGCTTCATCGTGGTGGACTCGGGCAACACCATCAAGGAAGATCTCTTGCAGAAGTAGCCCGCGGCTGCACTTGCATCCGGCGGGCTACTTCCTGCGAGCCTTACTTCCTGCGGACCCTACTTCCGGCGGACGGTGAGCCCCGTTCCTACCGGAGCGCCGCCGTCGGGGCCGGTCAGTGCCTCGAAGCCCTCAACCGTGAGCTCGTCCAGGTCGGCTGCGGTGTCCACCAACACGGTGTCTCCGTCGTTGATTTCACCGGCGAGGATCTCTTTGGCGAGGCGGTCGCCGATCTCCCGCTGGACGAGCCTGCGCAGCGGCCGGGCACCGTAGGCGGGATCGAACCCGGACATGGCCAACCAGGCACGTGCTCCGTCCGAAACTTCCAGGCTCAAGCGGCGATCCCGGAGTCGGTTGCTGAGCTCGGCCACGTGGAGCTCCACGATCCGGGCCAGTTCCTCCACGGAGAGTGGATCGAAGAGCACGATCTCGTCCAGGCGGTTCAGGAATTCAGGCTTGAAGGATGCCTGCACCACAGCCATGACAGCCTCGCGCTTGGCCTTGGCGTCCATGGTGGGGTCTACCAGGAACTGGCTTCCGGAGTTGGACGTCAGCACCAGGATGGTGTTGCGGAAGTCCACGGTGCGGCCCTGACCGTCGGTGAGGCGGCCGTCGTCGAGGACCTGCAGGAGGATGTCGAAGACCTCCGGGTGGGCCTTCTCCACCTCGTCCAGCAGCACCACGGAATACGGCCTGCGCCGCACAGCCTCGGTCAGCTGGCCACCCTCCTCATAGCCCACGTATCCGGGAGGGGCACCCACCAGACGGGCCACCGAGTGCTTCTCGCTGTACTCGGACATGTCGATCCGGATCATGGCGCGTTCGTCGTCAAAGAGGAAGTCCGCCAGGGCCTTTGCCAGCTCCGTCTTACCGACGCCGGTGGGGCCAAGGAACAGGAACGAACCCGTGGGGCGATTGGGATCGCTGATGCCTGCGCGGGCACGGCGCACAGCATCGGACACAGCCTGCACAGCCTTACTCTGCCCGATCAGACGTTTACCAAGCTCCTCTTCCATGTGGAGCAGCTTCTGCGACTCTCCTTGCAGCATGCGCCCGGCAGGGATGCCCGTCCAAGCGGAGATCACCTCGGCGATATCGTCAGCCGTCACGTCTTCAGCAACCATCAACTCGGGCTTTGACTCGCTCCGGGCCGACTCCTCCTCTGCAGCGGCGCTCAGCTCACGTTCCAGGGCGGGCAGCTCCCCGTAAAGGATCCGCGACGCCGATTCGAGGTCGCCTTCGCGCTGGGACTTGTCCGCCGCGGAACGCAGTTCGTCGATTTTCGCCTTGAGGTCGCCCACGCGGTTGAGCCCGGCTTTCTCAGCTTCCCAGCGCGCATTCAGGGCGCTGAGTTCCTCGTTTTTGTCGGCTTTGTCCGCGCGGAGGGCAGCCAGCCGTTCCACCGATGCGGGATCGGTCTCGCCTTGCAGAGCCAGCTCTTCCATGGTCAAACGGTCGACGGCGCGGCGGAGCTGGTCGATTTCCTCCGGCGCGGAATCGATTTCCATGCGGAGCCGGGACGCGGCCTCATCCACGAGGTCGATGGCCTTGTCCGGGAGCTGGCGTCCGGAGATATAGCGGTTGGACAGCGTCGCTGCGGCCACCAACGCCGAGTCGGCGATGGCTACCTTGTGGTGCGCCTCGTAGCGCTCCTTCAGGCCGCGGAGGATACCGATGGTGTCCTCCACGCTGGGCTCGCCCACGTAGACCTGTTGGAAGCGGCGCTCCAGCGCGGGGTCCTTCTCAATGTTCTCCCGGTACTCGTCCAAGGTGGTGGCACCGATGAGGCGAAGCTCTCCGCGGGCCAGCATGGGTTTGAGCATGTTGCCTGCATCCATGGCGCTCTCGCCAGTGGCGCCGGCTCCTACTACCGTGTGGATTTCGTCGATGAACGTGACGATCTGGCCGTTGGAGTTCTTGATCTCCTCAAGGACAGCTTTCAGGCGCTCCTCGAACTCGCCACGATACTTTGCGCCGGCCACCATGGAGGCGAGGTCCAGGGCGATGAGCGTCTTGCCGCGCAGGCTCTCCGGGACGTCACCGGCCACCATGCGCTGGGCCAAGCCCTCAACGACGGCTGTCTTGCCAACGCCGGGCTCACCGATGAGGACGGGGTTGTTCTTGGTACGGCGGCTCAGGACCTGGACAACACGGCGGATCTCGCTGTCGCGCCCGATGACCGGATCCAGCTTGCCGGAGCGCGCCACGGCAGTAAGGTCGGTACCGAACTTCTCCAGCGCCTGGAACGTATTCTCAGGGTCCGGCGAGTTGACGTTCCTGTCCCCCCGGACACCCGGCAAGGCGGCAAGCAGCGCCTCATGGGAGGCACCGGCGTCGCGCATTAGCTTTCCGACGGCGTCACTTCCGGCCGAGAGGCCCAACAGCAGATGTTCAGTGGAGACGAAGGAGTCGCCGAGTTTGTCGGCCTCGTTCTGGGCAGCCTGGATGGCCTGCATGGATTGGCGCGACAACTGCGCCTGCTGGACGGAACTGCCCGAGGACGCCGGCAGCGCCTTGATGGCCGAGCTGGCCTGCACGCTCACGGCATCAGGATCGGCGCCAGTGGCTCGCAGCAGGGCCACAGCAACGCCTTCACGCTGGTCCATCAGCGCCTTCAACAGGTGCGCGGGCTCAAGCTGCGGGTTGCCGGCAGTCGAGGCATTCATGGCGGCCGCAGAAAGGGCCTCCTGGCTTTTGGTGGTGAATTTGACGTCCAAAGAGTGCTCCCTTTCTGGAGTGGATCCGATGCTTTCAAAGTTGAGTCTACTACGCTCAACTTTGATTTCCGGCCCACTGTGTTCCATGTTTGCCCACGGCGAAACCAGTGTCCAGATAAAACCATAGCTATGTGAATAACAGGCAGCTCCCGCACCCGTAGGCTGGGGCCATGGAGACCATTTCAAGCGCGGACGAACTCGAAGAACTCATAGGCCTGCCCCTCGATCGCACACGAAAAAAGGTGCGTACTTCACTTAGCGAGTTCGATCTGCAGTGGCTGGCCGCGAGCCCCTTTTGCGTGGTGTCCACCACGGACGCCCAGGGTCGCGTGGACGCCTCTCCCAAAGGGGACCCCGCAGGATTCATCCACGTCCTGGACCACCAGACCATTGCCATCCCCGAGCGGCCCGGAAACAAGCTTGCCTTCGGTTTCCACAACATCCTGGAGAACCCCAACGTCGGCATTCTGTCCGTAGTCCCCGGCCGGACGGACACCTTGCGGATCAACGGCACGGCGCAGATTGTCCGGGATGCCGATTTCTTCGATCACATGGTGGTCAAGGGACATCGACCCCGCGCCGCCATCGTGGTCACCATTGACGAAGTCTTCACGCACTGCGGCAAAGCCTTCATGCGCAGCGGCTTGTGGCAGCCTGAAACCTGGGAACCGGAAGGGCTGCCCAGCATCGCGGTCCTGTCCAAGGCCTACACCCAGCCGGAGACACCGCTGGAAGAGCTGGAGTCCTACTACGGACCGTCTTACGCCGAGCGGATGTACCGGGACTGAACTTCACGCCGGGTACAGCGAGACCAGCGCGGACTTGACTACGAACCTCACCTCCATGCCAGGCACCAGGCCCAGATCGGCAGAGGCGGCCGGGGTGATGTCGGCGGAAAGGACCTGCGCAGCGTGCCCCAGGCTTGCGCGCACCCTGATCTGGTCGCCGTGCGGTTCAAGGTCCGTGATGACCACGGGAAAGGAGTTGCGCGGGCTGCCGTGCACCTCACCGGGAAAAACGGAAACGCTCGACGGCGGGAACGCTGCCACGCCTGCCTGGCCGGACTGGGGTGACCATCCGGGATCATGCTGGCCGGCAAAAACCCGGCCATCCGGCGTCGTAATCCTGTCCTCACTGAGGGTGCCGGCAACGAGGTTGAGCCCTGCCAAGCCGGCTGCGAAGTGGCTTCTGGGCTTTTCAAGGACCTGGCGCGTAGGGCCTTGCTCGGCGATCCTTCCGTTTTCCACCACGATGACGCGATCGGCAAGCATGTAGGCATCCAGGACGTCGTGCGTGACAATGATGGCTTTGCGGTCCTGGAGCACCCTTTTGAGCACGCGGCGCAGCAAGGGAGCCGCGTGGATATCCAGCGCAGCCATGGGCTCGTCAAGAAGGAGGAGTTCCGGTTCGGCTGCCAAGGCTCGGGCGACTGCGACGCGTTGGGCCTGCCCGCCGGACAATTGGGCGGGCTTCCTGTCGGCCAGGGGCAAGGCATCAACCTCCGCCAGCCAATGCCGGGCAGTTTCCCGTGCGTCCGCCTTCGAAGCCCCCGCACTGCGCGGTCCGAACGCCACGTTGTCCAATGCGTTCAGGTGGGGAAACAGCAGCGCTTCCTGGGCCAGCAAAGCAGTCCCCCTGAGGTGCGGTGGGCTCCACAAGTGAGTACCGCCGTCGAGGTTGAACAATGCCCGTTCACCGTTTTTCGCTGTGCGCATCGTCGCCGCCCCGGAATCCGGTCGAAGCAGGCCGGCGATCACACCCAACAGCGTCGACTTCCCGGCCCCGTTGGGGCCAAGGATGGCAACCGTCTCAGCGTCGTGAAGGCTGAGGGACATGTCGAAGTTTCTGGCGCCGAGGCTGGCCTGCAGTTCGAAGCTCACGATGGGACCTCCATGCGATTACTGCTCTGCCGGCGGCCGTAGCTGAGCCCCACCACGGCAACCGCCACCGCCACCAACACCAAGGACAGTGCGACGGCGGCATCGGCGTCGGTCTCGCGCTGCAGATAGATCTCCAACGGCAACGTGCGGGTGACACCTTCCAGGCTTCCCGCGAAGGTCAGGGTGGCTCCGAATTCGCCCAAGCTGCGTGCGAAGGACAACACCGCGCCTGACGCGAGCCCCGGCAGGACCAGTGGCAGCGTCACACGACGGAGGACCGTGGTGGGTCGCGCCCCGAGTGTCGCCGCGACGGCTTCGTATTTGTTTCCGGCGGATCGCAGTGCTCCTTCCAGGCTGACCACCAGGAACGGCAGGGCCACGAAGGTCTGAGCCAGGACCACCGCCGTGGTGGAGAAGGCGATCTGGATGCCGGCCACCTCCAGGGATTTTCCCAGCAGGCCCTGTCGTCCAAAGGTGTACAGCAACGCGATGCCCCCGACGACGGGCGGCAGCACCAGTGGTAAGAGGACAAACGCCCTCAGCAACCGCTGGCCCCTAAAGTCGCCGCGCGCCAACACCAACGCCAAAGGAACGCCCAGCACGATGCAGAGCACCGTACTGGCAGCCGAGGTCCGCAGGCTCAGGCTCAGTGCTGCGAGCGAGGAGTCCGAGGTGATGAGTGGGATGAACTGCGGCCAATTGACCTTGGCCAGCATTGCCACCAACGGCAGGACCACCAGCAGTCCTCCAACAGCGGCCACGGCATAGATCCACCGCGGGATGCCGTTGTACCCGGACGTGTCTCGTCTCATCAGCGTTCCCGGTCCGCTACGGCGTGCCGAAGCCGGCGTCGCCCAGGATCTTCTTGCCGTCGTCGCCGGTGACCATGGCAATGAATGCCGCCGCCAACGCCTTGTTCTTGCTGGTACCCACTGTGGCGATGGGGTAGGTGTTGACGGCTTGGTCTGATTCCGGGAAGGGGATGCCCTCGACCTTGTCGCCGGCTCCCTTGACGTCAGTGACATAGACCAGGCCCGCGTCGGCTTCCTGGGAGGTCACCTTACCCAGGACATCGGTCACGGACGATTCCTCGCTGACCGGGATCAAGGTGGTTCCGGTTGCCTTCTCAACGGCGTCCGCGGCTGCCCCACAGGGCACCTGACTCGCGCAGGTGACCACCTTGACTCCGGGTTTGGCCAAGTCGGCAAAGGAAGAGATCGACGCCGGATTGCTGGGTGGGACGGCAATCTCGAGGACGTTGGTGGCGAAGTCGGTCGCCGTACCGTCCACGAGTTTGGCATCGGCAAGCTTGGCCATGTTCTTGGTGTCGGCTGAGGCGAACACGTCGGCGGGGGCGCCCTGGGTGATCTGCGTGACCAGGTCGGAGGAGCCGGCGAAGCTCAGATTCACCGTGGTGCCCGGGTTCTTGGCTTCGAAGTCTTCGGCCAATTGAGTGAAGGTCGTTTTCAGGGATGCTGCGGCGAAAACGGTGATCTCTCCGGACAGCTGCCCCAACGTGCCACTGCCGCTGGTAGCAGGGACTGGCGTGCCTGAAGCGCAGCCCGCCAGGCTGGCAGCAAGGGCGCCTGCAAGCATCAGGCCGATGAGGGGCTTACGGGTGAGGCTCATACGATGCTCTTTCCCTGAGGAGTCTCGATGATGA
Above is a genomic segment from Arthrobacter sp. YN containing:
- a CDS encoding pyridoxamine 5'-phosphate oxidase family protein produces the protein METISSADELEELIGLPLDRTRKKVRTSLSEFDLQWLAASPFCVVSTTDAQGRVDASPKGDPAGFIHVLDHQTIAIPERPGNKLAFGFHNILENPNVGILSVVPGRTDTLRINGTAQIVRDADFFDHMVVKGHRPRAAIVVTIDEVFTHCGKAFMRSGLWQPETWEPEGLPSIAVLSKAYTQPETPLEELESYYGPSYAERMYRD
- a CDS encoding DUF3073 domain-containing protein, encoding MGRGRQKAKATKQARDIKYYSPNTDYSALERELTGPSSRVKSHFPDDPPEPDYSAYEDKYAEDDDDEVDTRRIG
- the purF gene encoding amidophosphoribosyltransferase — encoded protein: MARGDGKLSHDLLPGEKGPQDACGVFGVWAPGEEVAKLTYYGLYALQHRGQESAGIATSDGKRINVYKDMGLVSQVFDETTLNTLTGHLAVGHCRYSTTGASHWANAQPTLGATATGTVALAHNGNLTNTAELREMILERNDGQLTGEMKQGNTSDTALVTALLEGEEGKTLEQTALELLPKIKGGFCFVFMDEGTLYAARDTYGIRPLCLGRLDRGWVVASEQAGLATVGASFIREIEPGEFIAIDEDGVRSQRFAEATPAGCVFEYVYLARPDAAIAGRSVYEARVEMGRQLARENTHEADLVIPVPESGTPAAVGYAEQSGIPFAHGFVKNAYVGRTFIQPSQTLRQLGIRLKLNALESVIRGKRIVVVDDSIVRGNTQRAIVRMLREAGAAAVHVKISSPPVQWPCFYGIDFASRAELIANGATIEEISQAIGADSLAYISEDGMIGATQQPRERLCTACFTGKYPIELPHADKLGKNLLERTDLGGLEPAAQSETVDDSEDPAEKPGATGCDPGPDAEFENLLTDADRLTDADKKESV
- a CDS encoding septum formation family protein; the encoded protein is MSQDNTPPRDGSPREGDKDGVPPAPKSPPPAPGGQPPAAGGQPPAAGGQPPAAGGQPPAAPLTPPSGLQPDPAPELDPDFVPDPGSQPDPAMPPSDGQAPSYAMPYPGQQPYPGQQPDPGQQPYPGQEPPPEPHGDPVKRQRLVIGGIVVGVLVLIGVVIWVLLNLLGTRPEAAVTTPSATATPGPLPRDANSKDFQVGDCFADFDPNASEARAVACDTEHSAQLIGVHAYPGDDSFPGTNALRDKGREVCKAAVAKLNDAAENYVLLQQNVYPSTTSWDRGDRRVDCFIVVDSGNTIKEDLLQK
- a CDS encoding VOC family protein; this encodes MTARKHYASGEPCWADLQTRDVAAAKDFYQQVFGWSFKDLPTPDGRSYAQAFVKDQLVAVIAPQNPMQEAAGTHGQWNIYIAATDTDEIADDAVHAGGKLQFGPEAVADTGVLAFIEPPGGGTTGVWQAGTHVGSHLFNEPGALAWAELLTPEPQSAVAFFQQLFGHEVTEYPQDDGGSYSTLMVKGDEVAGIVPADEGDEAGWQIYFGVADLRKAVEAAVAAGGELLVEPEDKPETGSLATIQDPQGGVLSLIQT
- a CDS encoding VOC family protein, which codes for MPEADRYKQGTPCWVDLSSNDIDVSRKFYSGLFGWELDAMDAGNGMTYYMAKLKGRYIAGMMQQMPDAPEGMPSYWANYLAVDSADDAAQRVETAGGTLLSPPDSVPNGSGRMFFATDPTGAQIGFWEAGNHPGSGLVNEPGTMIWNELQTHDVPKAVAFYEAVTGCTSETEPAGDLQEYTSLLVEGRRVAGALKLPIEGLSPFWMTYFNVVDIDATVEQAVELGSHVIAPAFDVPGVGRMAVLMDPAGAAFSIMTGLAA
- the clpB gene encoding ATP-dependent chaperone ClpB, which translates into the protein MDVKFTTKSQEALSAAAMNASTAGNPQLEPAHLLKALMDQREGVAVALLRATGADPDAVSVQASSAIKALPASSGSSVQQAQLSRQSMQAIQAAQNEADKLGDSFVSTEHLLLGLSAGSDAVGKLMRDAGASHEALLAALPGVRGDRNVNSPDPENTFQALEKFGTDLTAVARSGKLDPVIGRDSEIRRVVQVLSRRTKNNPVLIGEPGVGKTAVVEGLAQRMVAGDVPESLRGKTLIALDLASMVAGAKYRGEFEERLKAVLEEIKNSNGQIVTFIDEIHTVVGAGATGESAMDAGNMLKPMLARGELRLIGATTLDEYRENIEKDPALERRFQQVYVGEPSVEDTIGILRGLKERYEAHHKVAIADSALVAAATLSNRYISGRQLPDKAIDLVDEAASRLRMEIDSAPEEIDQLRRAVDRLTMEELALQGETDPASVERLAALRADKADKNEELSALNARWEAEKAGLNRVGDLKAKIDELRSAADKSQREGDLESASRILYGELPALERELSAAAEEESARSESKPELMVAEDVTADDIAEVISAWTGIPAGRMLQGESQKLLHMEEELGKRLIGQSKAVQAVSDAVRRARAGISDPNRPTGSFLFLGPTGVGKTELAKALADFLFDDERAMIRIDMSEYSEKHSVARLVGAPPGYVGYEEGGQLTEAVRRRPYSVVLLDEVEKAHPEVFDILLQVLDDGRLTDGQGRTVDFRNTILVLTSNSGSQFLVDPTMDAKAKREAVMAVVQASFKPEFLNRLDEIVLFDPLSVEELARIVELHVAELSNRLRDRRLSLEVSDGARAWLAMSGFDPAYGARPLRRLVQREIGDRLAKEILAGEINDGDTVLVDTAADLDELTVEGFEALTGPDGGAPVGTGLTVRRK
- the purM gene encoding phosphoribosylformylglycinamidine cyclo-ligase, whose translation is MSSATPAAGSTPNTTGITYASAGVDVEAGDRAVELMKGAIKATHNSSVIGGVGGFAGLYDVSKLLTYKKPLLATSTDGVGTKVAIAQAMDIHDTIGFDLVGMVVDDIVVVGAEPLYMTDYIACGKVVPERIADIVRGIAAACSVAGTALVGGETAEHPGLLGEHEYDVAGAATGIVEADALLGPDRVRAGDVVIGMASSGLHSNGYSLVRRVINHAGWALDRQVSELGRTLGEELLEPTRVYAADCLDLARTFPVTGGAAVHGFSHVTGGGLAANLARVLPQGLVATVDRNTWELPAIFKLVSELGNVPLADLERTLNLGVGMVAIVSAEAADAAVARLNDRGLPSWVMGTVSADSDSIDKTGPDYVQGAKGVDGGAVRLVNAYA